One genomic segment of Allocatelliglobosispora scoriae includes these proteins:
- the tmk gene encoding dTMP kinase encodes MTAQFVVVEGPNGVGKTTVARLVAARLDGVDGHPSLLTTEPTRSPLGDLLRQEEWSLHGRAFALALAADRADHVETVIIPALDAGMHVVSDRYVQSSMVLQRIDGLDLEEIWGYNQYVLQATCFYLEDRPEVIAGRLAGRRALTRLELAGNPQIELDYYRDARAFLAQPDHSWVQYSIDCSDRTPDDIASEILSLLAANTRMEG; translated from the coding sequence GTGACTGCGCAGTTCGTCGTGGTCGAGGGCCCGAACGGGGTGGGCAAAACCACGGTCGCCCGTCTGGTGGCCGCCCGCCTCGACGGGGTCGACGGGCATCCCAGCCTGCTGACCACCGAGCCCACCCGCAGCCCTCTGGGCGACCTCCTGCGCCAGGAGGAATGGTCGCTGCACGGGCGGGCCTTCGCCCTTGCTCTGGCGGCGGACCGAGCCGACCACGTCGAGACCGTGATCATCCCCGCGCTCGACGCTGGCATGCACGTGGTGTCCGACCGGTACGTCCAGTCATCCATGGTCCTGCAGCGAATCGACGGTCTCGACCTGGAGGAGATCTGGGGCTACAACCAATACGTCCTGCAAGCAACCTGCTTCTATCTGGAAGACCGGCCGGAGGTGATCGCAGGAAGGCTCGCCGGACGCCGAGCACTGACCCGCCTCGAACTCGCCGGCAACCCACAAATCGAACTCGACTACTACCGCGACGCCAGGGCGTTTCTCGCACAGCCCGACCACAGTTGGGTGCAGTATTCGATCGACTGCAGCGACCGCACTCCCGACGACATCGCCAGCGAGATCCTCAGCCTGCTCGCCGCAAACACCCGCATGGAGGGCTGA
- the istB gene encoding IS21-like element helper ATPase IstB, which translates to MSTAVKPKPPAGGTKDGMPSMIAYLTRVLKTPTINAFWEELAEQARDQNWSHEEYLAALLQRQVADRESKGTVMRVRTAHFPQLKTLEDFNLDHLPSLRRDVLAHLATSTFVAKAENVILLGPPGLGKTHLAIGLGMKACQSGYSVLFDTASNWIARLAAAHQQNRLEAELKKIRRYRLIIIDEVGYIPFDQDAANLFFQLIASRYETGSVMVTSNLPFGRWGETFSDDVVAAAMIDRLVHHAEVLTLTGDSYRTRQRRELLAKENRATNN; encoded by the coding sequence ATGAGCACAGCCGTCAAACCGAAACCACCAGCAGGCGGAACCAAGGACGGCATGCCGTCCATGATCGCCTACCTGACCCGGGTCCTGAAGACCCCCACCATCAACGCGTTCTGGGAGGAGCTGGCCGAGCAGGCACGCGATCAGAACTGGTCCCACGAGGAATACCTCGCCGCACTCCTGCAGCGCCAAGTCGCCGACCGGGAGTCCAAAGGCACCGTCATGCGCGTGCGCACCGCCCACTTCCCCCAACTCAAAACCCTCGAAGACTTCAACCTCGACCACCTCCCGTCCCTGCGCCGCGACGTCCTGGCCCACCTCGCCACCAGCACCTTCGTCGCCAAAGCCGAGAACGTGATCCTGCTCGGCCCGCCCGGCCTCGGCAAAACACACCTCGCCATCGGCCTCGGAATGAAGGCCTGCCAGTCCGGCTACTCCGTCCTGTTCGACACCGCCAGCAACTGGATCGCCCGCCTCGCCGCCGCCCACCAGCAGAACCGCCTCGAAGCCGAACTCAAGAAGATCCGCCGCTACCGACTCATCATCATCGACGAAGTCGGATACATCCCCTTCGACCAGGACGCCGCGAACCTGTTCTTCCAGCTCATCGCCTCACGCTACGAAACCGGCTCCGTCATGGTCACCTCGAACCTCCCCTTCGGCCGCTGGGGAGAAACATTCTCCGACGACGTCGTCGCCGCAGCCATGATCGACCGACTCGTCCACCACGCCGAAGTCCTCACCCTGACCGGCGACTCCTACCGCACCCGCCAACGCCGCGAACTCCTCGCCAAAGAAAACCGCGCCACCAACAACTGA
- a CDS encoding endonuclease/exonuclease/phosphatase family protein — protein MQITTLNIQAAGLARAQQLLGWLDQRDDDVVILTETSHGPGTAHLLTQCRAAGWSVVASPHAGDRGCAIVSRHPLVPAEDITTGISPRCRAAACRLDTEPAIAVLGVYVPSNDRSPAKAEKKRSFLDSVLRAVYRLPTTDRQALIIGGDYNLITRDHQPPYPGVFTNDDYAFLDAIACQRFGKVEQS, from the coding sequence GTGCAGATCACCACGCTCAACATCCAAGCCGCGGGCCTGGCCCGCGCCCAGCAGCTACTGGGCTGGCTGGACCAGCGTGACGACGACGTGGTGATCCTGACCGAGACCAGCCACGGCCCCGGCACCGCACATCTGCTCACTCAGTGCCGAGCAGCTGGATGGTCGGTCGTCGCCTCCCCCCACGCAGGGGACCGGGGGTGCGCGATCGTGTCCCGGCACCCGCTCGTCCCGGCCGAAGACATCACAACCGGGATCAGTCCGCGCTGTCGGGCAGCGGCATGCCGCCTGGACACCGAACCAGCGATCGCCGTACTGGGGGTTTACGTACCGTCCAACGACCGCAGCCCAGCCAAAGCGGAGAAGAAGCGAAGCTTCCTCGACAGCGTTTTAAGGGCGGTTTACCGCCTGCCGACGACCGACCGGCAAGCCCTGATCATCGGCGGGGACTACAACCTGATCACCCGCGACCACCAGCCGCCATACCCCGGCGTGTTCACCAACGACGACTACGCGTTCCTCGACGCCATCGCCTGTCAACGCTTCGGGAAAGTTGAGCAGTCCTGA
- a CDS encoding radical SAM/SPASM domain-containing protein, translating to MKPLIVDTHAASCYFRTSVGGDGRKALVQVTERCNLHCAHCFVSSVQAGNDMPVGRFTGTVLPRLLDARVERITLTGGEPFEHPDLMAMCRAVVDAGVSLGICTNATLVTDDHIAALVAMGNVHVNVSLDGFRDESHGRFRGDRSSFAVTVATVRRFAAAGLLKGLLSTPNMLTRADEFADLCEFAVEVGAEYMLTNPLSSFGRGVKSQTRMAADAEQMRAITAVTERFADRLDLVRIRFPNDDAKPLGGCDAGKLLYVYTDGDVASCPYLDFAARTPASPYPADEFIIGNINDGPVTTALDGYSFHDRYTVGTNTTCGGCALNTACGKGCPAAVISRGGHVGDLDDEQCPVAPAPGWEPLPVAAVAK from the coding sequence GTGAAACCGCTGATCGTCGACACCCACGCCGCGTCGTGCTACTTCCGTACCAGTGTCGGCGGCGACGGCCGTAAAGCGCTGGTGCAGGTCACCGAGAGGTGCAACCTGCATTGCGCGCACTGCTTCGTCTCGTCGGTGCAGGCGGGCAACGACATGCCCGTCGGCCGGTTCACGGGCACGGTCCTGCCCCGCCTGCTCGATGCCAGGGTGGAGCGGATCACGCTGACCGGCGGTGAGCCGTTCGAGCACCCCGACCTCATGGCCATGTGCCGGGCTGTCGTGGATGCGGGTGTCAGCCTGGGGATCTGCACCAACGCGACCCTCGTCACCGACGACCACATCGCCGCTCTGGTCGCGATGGGGAACGTGCACGTCAACGTCAGCCTGGACGGATTCCGGGACGAGAGCCACGGCAGGTTCCGCGGCGACCGGTCATCCTTCGCAGTCACGGTCGCCACGGTGCGGCGGTTCGCCGCCGCCGGGCTCCTCAAGGGGCTGCTGTCGACGCCGAACATGCTCACCCGGGCCGACGAGTTCGCCGACCTGTGCGAGTTCGCCGTCGAGGTCGGCGCGGAGTACATGCTGACCAACCCTCTCAGCTCGTTCGGGCGCGGGGTCAAGAGCCAGACCCGGATGGCGGCCGACGCCGAGCAGATGCGGGCGATCACGGCGGTGACCGAGCGGTTCGCCGACCGCCTGGACCTGGTGCGTATCCGGTTCCCCAACGACGACGCCAAGCCCCTGGGCGGCTGCGACGCCGGCAAGCTCCTCTACGTCTACACCGACGGCGACGTGGCGTCGTGCCCGTACCTGGACTTCGCGGCCCGGACCCCCGCGTCGCCGTACCCGGCCGACGAGTTCATCATCGGCAACATCAACGACGGACCTGTCACCACCGCGCTGGACGGGTACTCGTTCCACGACCGGTACACCGTCGGCACCAACACCACCTGCGGCGGATGCGCCCTCAACACGGCCTGCGGAAAGGGTTGCCCGGCGGCGGTCATCTCCCGCGGCGGGCACGTCGGCGACCTCGACGACGAGCAGTGCCCGGTCGCGCCGGCGCCCGGCTGGGAACCGCTGCCCGTGGCAGCGGTGGCAAAGTGA
- a CDS encoding GNAT family N-acetyltransferase, with the protein MSQIIGRAFQDLPVSHYLMPGTDPGERERIMTAHLGLVVAAAAEHGRLHTDPQTVAAAVWLDRTGTAEPDIPGYETMRARICGRHTDRFARFEDTMRDQHTHNTGTVGHWHLALLGVLPAHQGTGIGSALLRLHHHDLDEHRLPAYLEASTERSRALYLRHGYLACGAPYPVGPDGPLMYPLWRHPIPVAP; encoded by the coding sequence ATGTCGCAGATCATCGGCCGGGCGTTCCAGGACCTGCCGGTCAGCCACTACCTGATGCCCGGCACCGACCCCGGCGAACGCGAACGCATCATGACCGCCCACCTCGGGCTGGTCGTCGCGGCCGCTGCCGAGCACGGGCGCCTGCACACCGACCCGCAAACGGTCGCCGCCGCCGTGTGGCTCGACCGCACCGGCACCGCCGAGCCGGACATCCCCGGCTACGAAACCATGCGGGCCAGGATCTGCGGGCGGCACACCGACCGGTTCGCCCGGTTCGAAGACACCATGCGCGACCAGCACACCCACAACACCGGGACCGTCGGACACTGGCACCTGGCCCTGCTCGGCGTCCTCCCCGCACACCAGGGCACCGGCATCGGATCGGCGCTGCTGCGCCTGCACCACCATGACCTGGACGAGCACCGGCTGCCCGCCTACCTGGAGGCGTCCACCGAACGCAGCCGCGCCCTCTACCTCCGCCACGGCTACCTCGCCTGCGGAGCCCCCTACCCCGTCGGGCCGGACGGGCCGCTGATGTACCCGCTGTGGCGCCACCCCATCCCGGTCGCACCATGA
- a CDS encoding NmrA family NAD(P)-binding protein: MTSNNKAKVLVTGATGMQGGAVAHALLRAGHPVTALVRNPSSAPAQALAAQGVVLATGDLEDVASLQAASVGHDAVFSVQLASIDPADPAESRQAGNIVTAAQRAGITQLLHTSVSATGWRTQHPQVEVTDPVMKEYWNQKEETEEVIRRSGLQRWTIFKPAWYMENFLSPRREYMLPELPQGKLVTAMSPQTALALICADDLGAAVAAAVAEPDRFHEAEIELASDALTYPQMAEVLSRVTGREFKADFISLEEREQRSGASAAFGDVFNDRIGYPARPHHAAAYGLTMTTFAQWAARQD; this comes from the coding sequence ATGACATCGAACAACAAGGCCAAGGTGCTGGTCACCGGGGCAACCGGAATGCAGGGCGGCGCCGTCGCCCACGCGCTCCTGCGCGCCGGACACCCCGTCACCGCGCTGGTGCGCAACCCCTCCTCGGCCCCCGCCCAGGCCCTGGCCGCCCAGGGTGTCGTCCTGGCCACCGGGGACCTAGAGGACGTCGCCTCCCTGCAGGCGGCCAGCGTCGGACACGACGCGGTCTTCTCGGTGCAGCTGGCCAGCATCGACCCGGCCGATCCCGCCGAGTCCCGCCAGGCCGGCAACATCGTCACCGCGGCCCAGCGCGCCGGCATCACTCAGCTCCTGCACACGTCGGTGTCGGCGACCGGGTGGCGCACCCAGCACCCGCAGGTGGAAGTGACCGACCCCGTGATGAAGGAGTACTGGAACCAGAAAGAGGAGACCGAGGAAGTGATCCGGCGCTCAGGGCTGCAGCGCTGGACCATCTTCAAGCCCGCCTGGTACATGGAGAACTTCCTCTCGCCCCGGCGGGAGTACATGTTGCCCGAGCTGCCTCAAGGCAAGCTGGTCACCGCTATGAGCCCGCAGACGGCGCTGGCGCTCATCTGCGCCGACGACCTCGGCGCCGCTGTCGCCGCCGCCGTCGCCGAGCCCGACAGGTTCCACGAAGCCGAAATCGAGCTCGCCAGCGACGCGCTGACGTACCCGCAGATGGCCGAAGTCCTTTCCCGGGTCACCGGCCGCGAGTTCAAGGCCGACTTCATCTCTCTGGAGGAGCGGGAGCAGCGCTCTGGCGCATCCGCAGCGTTCGGCGACGTCTTCAACGACCGTATCGGCTACCCTGCACGTCCCCACCACGCCGCCGCCTACGGCCTGACCATGACGACCTTCGCGCAGTGGGCAGCGCGACAGGACTAG
- the istA gene encoding IS21 family transposase: MLKVEDWAEIRRLRRAEGVPIKEIARRLGIARNTVRAALSSDRPPKYERAPRGSVVDPFEPQIRALLAEWPRMPGPVVAERIRWPYSIAPLRKRLAVIRPEYVGIDPVDRTVYEPGQIAQCDLWFPEDGVKVPVGSGQSRSKLPVLVMTLGFSRFMSAVMIPSRQAGDILSGMWQLVSGIGRVPRTLVWDRESAIGGTGRVSAPAAAFAGTLATQIRLAPRRDPEFKGMVERANGFLETSFLPGRLFTSPADFNAQLADWLARANTRTVRSVQGRPVDLLETDYQAMVPLPPVDPPIGLNTRIRLSRDYYVRVDTVDYSVDPRMIGRFVDVTASLNTVTVFCDGQVAARHDRSWAKQGLVTDPAHKATAERMRQALAEDRQRRQAATRHHHDGHPVAMRALPDYDALFGVDFTSPSMKVSNE, encoded by the coding sequence GTGCTGAAAGTGGAGGACTGGGCTGAGATCCGCCGTCTGCGTCGGGCGGAGGGTGTGCCGATCAAGGAGATCGCCCGGCGGTTGGGGATCGCTCGGAACACGGTGCGGGCGGCGTTGTCGTCGGACCGGCCGCCGAAGTACGAGCGTGCGCCGCGTGGGTCGGTGGTGGATCCGTTCGAGCCGCAGATCCGGGCTTTGCTGGCGGAGTGGCCGCGGATGCCGGGTCCGGTGGTCGCGGAGCGGATCAGGTGGCCGTACTCGATCGCGCCGTTGCGTAAGCGGCTGGCGGTCATCCGGCCGGAGTACGTGGGGATCGATCCGGTGGACCGGACGGTCTACGAGCCCGGGCAGATCGCCCAGTGCGACCTGTGGTTCCCCGAGGACGGGGTGAAGGTCCCGGTCGGGTCGGGCCAGTCGCGGTCGAAGCTGCCGGTCCTCGTCATGACGTTGGGGTTCTCCCGGTTCATGTCCGCGGTGATGATCCCGTCGCGGCAGGCCGGCGACATCCTGTCCGGGATGTGGCAGCTGGTCAGCGGGATCGGGCGGGTGCCCCGGACCCTGGTCTGGGACCGGGAGTCCGCGATCGGCGGCACGGGGCGGGTATCGGCGCCGGCGGCGGCGTTCGCCGGAACCCTGGCCACCCAGATCCGCCTTGCACCGCGCCGGGATCCGGAGTTCAAGGGGATGGTCGAACGCGCCAACGGGTTCCTGGAGACGTCGTTCCTGCCCGGCCGGCTGTTCACGTCTCCGGCCGACTTCAACGCCCAGCTGGCCGACTGGCTCGCGCGCGCCAACACGCGGACGGTCCGGTCGGTCCAGGGCCGGCCGGTGGACCTGCTGGAGACCGACTACCAGGCGATGGTCCCGCTGCCGCCGGTCGACCCGCCGATCGGGCTCAACACCCGGATCCGGCTGAGCCGCGATTACTACGTGCGGGTCGACACCGTCGACTACTCCGTCGACCCGCGCATGATCGGCCGGTTCGTCGACGTCACCGCGTCCCTGAACACGGTGACGGTGTTCTGCGACGGGCAGGTCGCCGCCCGCCACGACCGGTCCTGGGCCAAGCAAGGCCTGGTCACCGACCCGGCCCACAAGGCCACCGCCGAACGCATGCGCCAGGCCCTGGCCGAGGACCGCCAACGCCGTCAGGCAGCCACCCGCCACCACCACGACGGGCACCCCGTCGCCATGCGGGCGCTGCCGGACTACGACGCCCTGTTCGGCGTCGACTTCACCAGCCCATCGATGAAAGTGAGCAACGAATGA
- a CDS encoding APC family permease, producing MSSSGTTYASPNLVADALAADRLGSGAVIQFVLTAATPMLVVAGLVTSGLATTGVIAFPLAFLVFGVVLAVFSVGYTAMARQVPNAGALYTYVARGLGRPAGVAAALVALFSYNLLQVGLYGIAGVLASSLVEQVSGTVRPWWWFAALAWLLTAVLGVRRVDLNGRVLAVLLTAELGVVAVIDVVGFLHPASGRVQLDALHPAGLLSGAAAAVFAVVATGFVGFELAAVYSEESVTPRRTVPRATYLGLGLMTVVYAVSSLAVTVAVGPDRVVAAAEEQGVGLLFSIADPVLGARFTRGAQVLFLTSVIAGLISYHSAVARYAYVLGREGVLPRVLGRTRLSTGAPAAASVVQSAIGLAVIAVFAGAGWDPLARLFFWLGTVGGVGVLILVAATSVSVPLYFRHGTGLDSRWRTTVAPLIAAVLLTAVAVRCLTHFPDLLGVSPGNVWAVVWPGSYAVLALAGVVWALLLRRRDPAAYRGIGLGGHPDPTATGERAGAA from the coding sequence ATGTCCTCATCTGGCACCACCTACGCGTCACCCAACCTGGTGGCGGACGCGCTCGCCGCGGACCGTCTCGGGTCCGGCGCGGTGATCCAGTTCGTGCTGACCGCCGCCACCCCGATGCTCGTCGTCGCGGGCCTGGTGACGTCCGGTCTGGCGACGACCGGTGTCATCGCGTTTCCTCTGGCTTTCCTGGTCTTCGGTGTGGTGCTGGCGGTGTTCAGCGTCGGGTACACGGCGATGGCCCGGCAGGTCCCCAACGCGGGCGCGCTGTACACCTACGTCGCCCGGGGTCTGGGCCGCCCGGCTGGTGTCGCCGCCGCGCTGGTCGCGTTGTTCTCGTACAACCTGCTGCAGGTCGGGTTGTACGGGATCGCCGGGGTGCTGGCGTCTTCGCTGGTGGAGCAGGTGAGCGGGACGGTTCGCCCGTGGTGGTGGTTCGCGGCGCTGGCGTGGCTGCTCACGGCGGTCCTCGGGGTGCGGCGGGTCGACCTCAACGGCCGGGTCCTCGCGGTCCTGCTGACGGCGGAGCTCGGTGTGGTGGCGGTGATCGACGTCGTCGGGTTCCTGCACCCGGCCTCAGGGCGGGTCCAGCTCGACGCCCTGCACCCGGCCGGGTTGCTGTCCGGTGCCGCGGCTGCGGTGTTCGCGGTCGTCGCGACCGGGTTCGTGGGGTTCGAGCTGGCGGCGGTGTATTCGGAGGAGTCGGTGACCCCGCGCCGGACGGTGCCCCGCGCCACGTACCTGGGCCTGGGGTTGATGACGGTCGTGTACGCGGTCAGCAGCCTCGCGGTGACCGTCGCCGTCGGCCCGGACCGTGTCGTCGCCGCTGCGGAGGAGCAGGGGGTGGGGCTGCTGTTCTCGATCGCGGACCCGGTCCTCGGGGCACGGTTCACCAGGGGTGCGCAGGTCCTGTTCCTGACCAGCGTCATCGCCGGGCTGATCTCCTACCATTCGGCGGTCGCCCGGTACGCGTACGTCCTGGGCCGTGAGGGGGTCCTGCCGCGGGTGCTGGGCCGGACCCGGCTGTCGACCGGTGCGCCGGCCGCGGCGTCGGTGGTGCAGAGCGCGATCGGGCTGGCCGTCATCGCCGTGTTCGCCGGGGCGGGGTGGGATCCGCTGGCGCGGCTGTTCTTCTGGCTGGGCACGGTCGGCGGGGTCGGGGTCCTGATCCTCGTCGCGGCGACCTCCGTCAGCGTCCCGTTGTACTTCCGCCACGGCACGGGCCTGGACAGCCGGTGGCGGACCACCGTCGCCCCATTGATCGCCGCGGTCCTGCTCACCGCCGTCGCCGTCCGCTGTCTGACCCATTTCCCGGACCTCCTGGGCGTCTCTCCCGGCAATGTCTGGGCGGTGGTCTGGCCCGGCTCCTACGCGGTCCTCGCCCTGGCCGGCGTGGTGTGGGCGCTGCTCCTGCGCCGACGTGACCCCGCGGCTTATCGGGGGATCGGGCTCGGCGGGCACCCCGACCCCACCGCCACCGGCGAGCGGGCGGGGGCCGCCTGA
- a CDS encoding GPP34 family phosphoprotein yields MATQAATTRTAGEHELSVADDLFLVALDDRTGRHVLDDGVLALGLAAALVADLLVDRAVVVDARHRLVPGDLTRHRLVDLIRTQPGYDLRTWVVYLARQATKLVAGRLDQHQIMIRKRRGVFGGVRVRYEPVDANAVAGRSVRLVQLLKSHLHDASHRDEALLLIARTLRLTDRVLRDSPPWVRTELDLLSATALPELRVLAEVLGGLVAALAVTPRR; encoded by the coding sequence GTGGCAACGCAGGCAGCCACCACCCGCACGGCAGGGGAGCACGAACTCTCCGTCGCCGACGACTTGTTCCTCGTCGCCCTCGACGACCGCACCGGCCGACACGTCCTCGACGACGGGGTGCTCGCGCTGGGTCTGGCCGCCGCGTTAGTCGCCGACCTGCTGGTCGACCGTGCGGTAGTGGTCGACGCCAGGCACAGGCTCGTCCCCGGCGACCTGACGCGGCACCGCCTGGTGGATCTGATCCGTACCCAGCCCGGTTACGACCTGCGTACCTGGGTGGTCTACCTCGCGAGGCAGGCGACGAAGCTGGTCGCCGGTCGGCTCGACCAGCACCAGATCATGATCCGGAAGCGCCGCGGCGTGTTCGGCGGCGTGCGGGTCCGCTACGAACCGGTGGACGCCAATGCTGTCGCGGGCCGGTCGGTGCGCCTGGTACAGCTGCTCAAGAGCCACCTGCACGATGCGTCGCATCGCGACGAGGCACTGCTGCTGATCGCCCGCACGCTCAGGCTGACCGACCGCGTCCTGCGCGACAGCCCGCCGTGGGTACGCACCGAACTCGATCTCCTCAGCGCGACGGCGCTCCCTGAGCTGCGCGTGCTGGCGGAGGTCCTGGGCGGCCTCGTCGCCGCCCTAGCCGTGACACCACGCAGATGA
- a CDS encoding TetR/AcrR family transcriptional regulator — MSQPGAQLRRPPGVSGPARDPVRDAQILRAATELLAEGGYPALTMDKAAARAGVGKATVYRRWPSRAELAAEALSHAGLADDVVPVTIGQGHLREELLATLASTTGDQNTSRVDLVSALLDTARQEPELCSLIRMRYVDSLHQALAGVLDHAAQRGDLPSRRNQSQDGHTIAVSAAIALLVHWGVVHDRPINDDDIAQIVDGVLLPLLQ, encoded by the coding sequence ATGTCACAACCCGGCGCGCAGCTGCGGCGGCCCCCCGGCGTCTCCGGACCGGCCCGCGACCCCGTCCGGGACGCCCAGATCCTGCGCGCGGCGACAGAGTTGCTCGCCGAAGGCGGCTACCCGGCCCTGACCATGGACAAGGCCGCAGCACGAGCCGGGGTGGGCAAAGCCACCGTGTACCGACGCTGGCCCTCCCGTGCCGAACTCGCTGCAGAAGCCCTCAGCCACGCGGGACTCGCCGACGACGTCGTCCCGGTCACCATCGGACAAGGGCACCTACGCGAGGAACTCCTCGCCACCCTGGCCAGCACCACGGGAGACCAGAACACCTCTCGGGTCGACCTGGTCTCGGCCCTGCTGGACACAGCCCGGCAGGAGCCTGAGCTGTGCAGCCTCATCCGCATGCGCTACGTCGACTCCCTGCACCAAGCTCTCGCAGGCGTGCTGGACCACGCGGCGCAGCGTGGCGACCTGCCCTCCCGACGCAACCAGTCGCAGGATGGACACACGATCGCGGTCTCCGCCGCCATCGCCCTTCTGGTCCATTGGGGAGTCGTCCACGATCGCCCGATCAACGACGACGACATCGCACAGATCGTCGACGGCGTCCTCTTGCCCCTACTCCAGTAA
- a CDS encoding class IV adenylate cyclase, translating to MLADALRSREVEVKYQVDGGDPAAAAERALAKQGVSLGSAVAQDDQAYAPAAWSYGQSKIGVAFARLRTEAGRVLFTVKTPLVNELDCAEQETVVADRAAMHEALLLMGYVPTVRIVKYRRTGSWSGGQVCLDVVEGLGVFVEVERLVSADASSLAVQAELDVWVQDLGVPVRRVTQTYDSLLRAVV from the coding sequence ATGCTGGCAGATGCATTGCGGTCCCGTGAGGTCGAAGTCAAGTACCAAGTCGATGGTGGTGACCCGGCGGCGGCGGCCGAGCGGGCGCTGGCGAAGCAAGGGGTGTCGCTGGGGTCGGCTGTCGCCCAGGACGACCAGGCGTACGCGCCTGCGGCCTGGTCGTATGGTCAGTCGAAGATCGGCGTGGCGTTCGCGCGGCTGCGCACCGAGGCAGGTCGGGTTCTGTTCACGGTGAAGACACCGCTGGTCAATGAGCTGGACTGCGCGGAACAGGAGACTGTCGTCGCGGACCGGGCCGCGATGCATGAGGCGCTGTTGTTGATGGGGTACGTGCCGACGGTGCGGATCGTGAAATACCGCCGGACCGGTAGCTGGTCCGGCGGTCAGGTGTGCCTGGACGTCGTTGAAGGTCTGGGTGTGTTCGTCGAGGTCGAGCGTCTCGTCAGTGCCGATGCGTCGAGTCTTGCGGTGCAGGCGGAGCTGGACGTCTGGGTGCAGGATCTGGGTGTGCCGGTGCGGCGGGTGACGCAGACCTACGACTCGCTGCTGCGTGCGGTCGTTTAG
- a CDS encoding NADP-dependent oxidoreductase: MKAVGFTEFGGREVMRVLELPEPHAGPGQVRIKVAAAAVHPADVNIRTGLSAQYSPEANPPSEVYVVGWEVAGTIDEVGEGARSELALGAEVIAVTEPKLALGGQAQYVVAPAEQVVRAPKGVDLTAASTLLMAALTAQMGLDALALAPGATVAVTGAAGGIGGYAVQLAKAAGMTVIADAADKNRDLVTSLGADHVLLRGDGFPEGVRRLRPDGADGVIDGGSVGAAVAAAVRDNGTIATFKGFTGANDRGVSWFPVFVYDRIRDTATLTRLRDQAESGVLTLRVAGTYPLEQVAEAHRLIEEGGVRGRPVLVF, translated from the coding sequence GTGAAGGCCGTAGGTTTCACCGAGTTCGGTGGCCGCGAGGTCATGCGGGTGCTGGAGCTGCCCGAACCGCACGCGGGACCAGGGCAGGTGCGGATCAAGGTGGCAGCCGCCGCCGTCCACCCGGCCGACGTCAACATCCGCACCGGGCTTTCCGCCCAGTACAGCCCGGAGGCGAACCCGCCATCGGAGGTGTACGTCGTGGGGTGGGAGGTGGCCGGGACGATCGATGAGGTCGGTGAGGGAGCTCGTTCGGAGCTGGCCCTCGGCGCTGAGGTGATAGCAGTGACGGAGCCGAAGCTGGCCCTGGGAGGACAGGCGCAGTACGTGGTCGCACCGGCGGAACAGGTGGTCCGCGCGCCGAAGGGAGTCGACCTGACGGCGGCCTCGACGCTGCTGATGGCCGCCCTGACCGCGCAGATGGGCCTGGACGCGCTGGCTCTGGCCCCGGGAGCGACGGTGGCGGTGACCGGCGCCGCAGGTGGGATCGGGGGCTACGCCGTGCAGCTGGCCAAGGCAGCCGGTATGACGGTCATCGCCGACGCGGCGGACAAGAACCGTGACCTCGTCACGAGCCTGGGCGCCGATCACGTGCTCCTACGCGGCGACGGGTTTCCCGAAGGGGTCCGTCGGCTGCGCCCCGACGGCGCGGACGGGGTCATCGACGGCGGATCGGTGGGCGCGGCCGTGGCAGCAGCGGTGCGCGACAACGGAACGATCGCGACCTTCAAGGGGTTCACCGGCGCCAACGACCGGGGCGTGAGCTGGTTCCCGGTCTTCGTCTACGACCGCATCCGCGACACAGCGACCCTGACGCGGCTGCGCGACCAGGCTGAGTCCGGTGTCCTCACACTCCGCGTCGCGGGAACCTACCCGCTGGAACAGGTCGCCGAAGCGCATCGGCTCATCGAGGAGGGCGGGGTGCGGGGGCGACCTGTGCTGGTGTTCTGA